The following DNA comes from Alnus glutinosa chromosome 6, dhAlnGlut1.1, whole genome shotgun sequence.
ctctctctctttaaattataaattataaagtttttaatttaattttttttttttaaagagaaacttTACTTAACCTCCTTAATTATTGTTGCTTTTATAATTacccctaaacttaaaaaaaactctcaatttagtatatcgatctttaactatttttttttttaatttcactcctCCATtcaaatttttcgttaaatcttgtcaatatatataacatttttcaaagatttaggtgtGTGTAATTtggcaaattctgttaaatccagACCAATACTTAAAAATGACgaggattttgaaatttttaacaccctccattaagattttcagttaaaatcctaatggaagagtgaaattgaaaataaattatagatatatagatacattaaattgaaagttttttaagtttaagagATAATTGCAAATATAACGAAAGTTCgaagtttcatatatatatatatatatatatatataacaaaagtaAACCCTTTTGTTCTTTCAAGTTTATACATGAAATTTACAGAgacgactatatatatataataaaagtaAACCCTTTTGTTCTTTCATGTGAAATTTACAGAGACGATTttgctgcatttttttttttttttggcagtgttccaattttcttcttccaatgatCTAGAGGAAGTGACGAAAGAGAATTTCAACAAATGCAACACGACCAATGTATTGAGATCCTATACAAACGGGAACACAACTATAACGTTGTCGAAACCTGGTCCGAGGTATTTCATATCTGGTAACAAGTTATATTGCCTTGGGGGGATGAAGCTGCAAGTAaatgtagaaaacaatcaagCATATTCTCCTGCCAATGCACCTCAGCAAGACCAAGGGGCGGCTACTCTTCCACAGCCTTCTACAAAGAGCAACATTAATCCTACGTCCGGCGGGGTTTTGCATGGCGGATGGGATTCTCTTATGCCATTTTCTCTAGCTTTTACGGCGTCTGCAGTGTTATGGGTGTTGCAAATATGAATATTTacgttaaaaaatattatatatatatatatacacacacacacacacttcccatttttttaaggtttcttttgGTTTTAATTTGAGTATTTAATCAAATTTGCAGCTTCTGGCTGCTTGCGATCGATGTAATGAGGGCACACATTTGtcttctaattat
Coding sequences within:
- the LOC133871266 gene encoding stellacyanin, with protein sequence MAKRLHVSVLVFLSLALTCAATTYVVGGNSGWDISTDLETWKTGKTFYVGDVIVFQFSSSNDLEEVTKENFNKCNTTNVLRSYTNGNTTITLSKPGPRYFISGNKLYCLGGMKLQVNVENNQAYSPANAPQQDQGAATLPQPSTKSNINPTSGGVLHGGWDSLMPFSLAFTASAVLWVLQI